In one Nicotiana sylvestris chromosome 8, ASM39365v2, whole genome shotgun sequence genomic region, the following are encoded:
- the LOC138876144 gene encoding uncharacterized protein — MAIDMDIQELLVIDDSDLLVYQVQREWATKNSKILPYLHHVQKLRKRFTKIEFRHIPKIQNEFSNALATLSSMIQHPNKNYINPIPVRIHNQSAYFSHVEEETNGKPWFHDIKEYLAKGEYPGHVNYTQKRTLWRLSNLFFHNGGNLYRRTPDLGLLRCVDAKESSKLLEDVHAGTCGPHMNVLADMIKVPPNKLNATSLPCPSAARGMDVIGPIEPTTSNGHRFILVAIDYFTKWLEFASYKVVTKKIIVDFVKDHSVCRFGVPESIVTDNAVNLNSDVMKTMCETFKIKYKNSIAYRPQMNEAIEGTNKNIKKILRRMVENHKQWHEQWHEKLSFALLGYCTTVHTSTGATPYMLVYGTCHPSQCRNSFFKDHTRS, encoded by the exons atggcaatcgacatggatattcaggagctgctggtaatcgATGATTCAGATCTGCTTGTGTACCAGGTACAAAgagaatgggccaccaagaattccaagatattgccatatctacaCCATGTGCAGAAgttaagaaagaggttcacgaagatagagttccGACATATACCcaaaattcagaatgagttttcCAATGCGTTGGccactttatcatccatgatacaacatccaaataagaattatattaatcccattccggtgagaattcataatcagtCAGCATATTTttcccatgttgaagaagaaacaaatggaaaaccttggttccatgacatcaaggagtatttggcgaaAGGGGAATATCCGGGGCATGTGAActacactcagaaacgcacactctggagattgtccaatctcttcttccacaacggaggaaacttgtacaggagaactcctgatttgggactgctaagatgtgtcgacgcaaaagagtCTTCTAAATTACTTGAGGAcgtacatgctgggacctgtggcccgcacatgaatg tgcttgccgatatgataaaagtgccaccaaataagctcaatgcaacaagcttacCTTGTCCATCTGCCGCccggggaatggatgtcattggtccaattgagcccaccacttcaaatggacacaggtttattctggtagccattgattacttcacaaaatggttAGAGtttgcatcttacaaagttgtaaccaagaagaTCATCGTAGACTTTGTCAAAGATCATAGCGTTTGCCGAtttggagttcccgagtccattgttactgataacgCTGTTAATCTCAATAGTGATGTGATGAAaaccatgtgtgaaactttcaaaatcaagtacaagaattccatagcctataGACCCCAGATGAATGAAGCCATAGAAGgcaccaacaaaaacatcaaaaagatactaaggaggatggtagaaaaccacaaacagtGGCAcgaacagtggcacgagaagctatcgtttgctttgttgggatactgcaccacagttcacacatcaaccggggcaactccctatatgctggtttatggtacctgTCATCCTAGCCAatgtagaaattccttctttaaggatcatacaagaagttga
- the LOC104219013 gene encoding uncharacterized protein, whose protein sequence is MATPLSLSTVSPTKRMSNEKNKSMEKEEQDQERDYKEEVSRREHQPPYVSPMQPLTKEAYGGGMYGKDDEGGGPARKVDKKPPASETQSADGPAEATLQPKHKPPQSSGDRDIDITGQSYIQ, encoded by the coding sequence ATGGCCACTCCGCTCAGCTTAAGTACTGTTAGTCCAACAAAAAGAATGTCTAACGAGAAAAATAAATCTATGGAGAAAGAAGAGCAAGATCAGGAGAGAGATTATAAGGAGGAGGTTAGCCGTCGGGAACACCAACCACCATATGTTTCACCGATGCAGCCGCTAACTAAGGAAGCGTACGGCGGTGGGATGTATGGGAAAGATGATGAAGGTGGTGGTCCGGCGAGGAAAGTGGATAAAAAACCACCAGCTAGTGAGACACAAAGTGCTGATGGACCAGCAGAAGCCACTCTTCAGCCCAAACATAAACCACCGCAGTCTTCCGGCGACCGTGACATTGATATCACCGGCCAATCTTACATACAATAG